In one Oryza glaberrima chromosome 2, OglaRS2, whole genome shotgun sequence genomic region, the following are encoded:
- the LOC127761844 gene encoding protein SMALL AUXIN UP-REGULATED RNA 16-like: MAKKIAPAANLKQILRRCSSLGRRQQQQGAVPRGHFPVYVGESRCRYVVPIACLEHPDFLLLLRKAEEEFGFEHDAAITLPCHEADFEALLAALTA; this comes from the coding sequence ATGGCGAAGAAGATCGCGCCGGCGGCCAACCTGAAGCAGATCCTGAGGAGGTGCTCGAGCCTTGggaggaggcagcagcagcagggcgcGGTGCCGAGGGGCCACTTCCCGGTGTACGTCGGCGAGAGCCGGTGCCGGTACGTGGTGCCCATCGCCTGCCTGGAGCACCCGGActtcctgctgctgcttcggaAGGCCGAGGAGGAGTTCGGCTTCGAGCACGACGCCGCCATCACGCTTCCCTGCCACGAGGCCGACTTTGaagccctcctcgccgccctgaCTGCCTGA
- the LOC127763757 gene encoding non-specific lipid-transfer protein 4-like yields the protein MLAPCIMYATGRVSAPTGGCCDGVRTLNSAAADHQTTCACIKQQTSGMGGLRPDLVAGIPSKCGVNIPYAIRPSTDCSRVH from the exons ATGCTTGCGCCGTGCATCATGTACGCGACGGGGAGGGTGTCCGCCCCCACTGGCGGCTGCTGCGACGGGGTCAGGACCCtcaactccgccgccgccgaccaccagACCACCTGCGCCTGCATCAAGCAGCAGACGAGCGGCATGGGCGGCCTGAGGCCCGACCTCGTCGCTGGCATCCCCTCCAAGTGCGGCGTCAACATCCCCTACGCCATCAGGCCTTCCACCGACTGCTCCAG GGTGCACTGA